The following proteins are encoded in a genomic region of Dethiobacter alkaliphilus AHT 1:
- a CDS encoding flavodoxin family protein, with translation MNIGIIVYSQTGNTNSVAQKLKEQLEANGHTATIEKITTTADSSPRATEFEFTNTPKTEPYDAIIFAAAVQAFSLVPVMAAYLNQLPTLQNKKVACVVTKQLPFHWTGGNRAINKMKEICRSKGADIIGTEIIIWSKPNREENIDQCATNICSML, from the coding sequence ATGAATATTGGTATCATCGTCTACTCCCAAACCGGCAACACCAATTCGGTTGCCCAAAAGCTAAAAGAACAACTTGAAGCAAACGGCCATACAGCAACAATTGAAAAAATCACCACCACAGCCGACTCCTCACCCCGGGCAACGGAATTTGAATTTACCAACACTCCCAAAACAGAGCCCTATGACGCCATCATCTTTGCAGCAGCAGTTCAGGCCTTTTCTTTGGTACCGGTAATGGCAGCCTATCTAAACCAGTTGCCCACATTACAAAACAAAAAAGTAGCCTGCGTGGTGACAAAGCAGCTGCCCTTCCACTGGACCGGCGGCAACCGCGCCATAAACAAAATGAAAGAAATCTGCCGGTCCAAAGGAGCAGATATCATCGGCACCGAGATCATTATCTGGTCCAAGCCAAACCGTGAAGAAAACATAGACCAATGTGCAACAAACATCTGCAGCATGTTATAG